Proteins from a genomic interval of Verrucomicrobium sp.:
- a CDS encoding HlyD family secretion protein translates to MSQPHSHPHPAGINQEQAETNRIQAQTNRELAKAQQQAPAKQGEGGEKKDGEAKKAEPPSPRARKALAVVKQPKVWIPAAAVLFLILLGLVYHAFTHESTDDAYTTGHVHNIASRVAGTVIEVRVDDNERVRKGQILVVLDPTDYQVQVNQARADYEKAQADYNRLLPLRGDAAISQQDFDNATALMQTTKARLEDALNQLDYCTIRAPSDGRVGHKDVEAGNRLTVGGALMAVVEDIWVVANFKETQLAKMRVGQKVDVEVDAIPGKTFEGTVDSISPGSGSTFALLPPDNATGNFTKIVQRVPVKVRFDADSIRGYEGRLVPGLSCVPSVSLHGGRDKNDLAPERPEREAISSEAAR, encoded by the coding sequence ATGAGCCAACCCCATTCCCACCCCCATCCCGCCGGCATCAACCAGGAGCAGGCGGAGACCAACCGCATCCAGGCCCAGACCAATCGCGAGCTGGCCAAGGCCCAGCAGCAAGCCCCGGCCAAGCAAGGCGAGGGCGGGGAAAAGAAGGACGGCGAGGCCAAGAAGGCCGAGCCGCCCTCTCCCCGAGCCAGAAAGGCCCTGGCCGTCGTCAAGCAGCCGAAGGTCTGGATCCCGGCGGCGGCCGTCCTCTTCTTGATCCTGCTGGGGCTGGTCTACCACGCCTTCACCCACGAATCGACGGACGACGCCTACACCACCGGCCACGTCCACAACATCGCCTCCCGCGTGGCGGGCACGGTGATCGAGGTGCGCGTGGACGACAACGAGCGGGTGAGGAAGGGGCAGATCCTCGTCGTCCTCGACCCGACCGACTACCAGGTGCAGGTCAACCAGGCGCGCGCCGATTACGAGAAGGCGCAGGCCGACTACAACCGCCTGCTCCCCCTGCGCGGGGACGCCGCCATCTCCCAGCAGGACTTTGACAACGCCACCGCGCTGATGCAGACGACCAAGGCCCGGCTGGAGGACGCCCTCAACCAGCTGGACTACTGCACCATCCGCGCCCCGTCCGACGGCCGCGTCGGCCACAAGGACGTGGAGGCGGGCAACCGCCTGACCGTGGGCGGCGCGCTCATGGCCGTGGTGGAGGACATCTGGGTCGTCGCCAACTTCAAGGAGACGCAGCTGGCCAAGATGCGCGTGGGCCAGAAGGTCGACGTCGAGGTCGACGCCATCCCGGGCAAGACCTTCGAGGGGACGGTCGACTCCATCTCCCCCGGGTCCGGGTCCACCTTCGCCCTCCTGCCGCCGGACAACGCCACGGGCAATTTCACCAAGATCGTCCAGCGCGTGCCGGTGAAGGTCCGTTTCGACGCCGACTCGATCCGCGGCTACGAGGGGCGCCTGGTCCCCGGCCTTTCCTGCGTCCCCTCCGTTTCCCTGCACGGCGGCCGGGACAAGAACGACCTCGCCCCGGAACGTCCGGAGCGCGAGGCGATCTCCTCCGAGGCGGCCCGCTAG
- a CDS encoding ClcB-like voltage-gated chloride channel protein produces MDGSASNKPFLLKAWLGLRLWLAEKARPTELQITLLWAGVVGFAGGMASILFRRGLKAVQLLLTHQKGDLLLSSIRFPWWERLLLPPLGGLLAGALLYYGTRLLRGQSSGDYMEAVVLGDGVVPARPTLVKSLSSLFTISSGGSIGREGPMVQLSAMLASLLGRRCGLSTTRLQLLVACGAAAGIASAYNAPIGGALFVAEIVLGSIAMESFGPLAFASVVATLTVQRVFGGRPVFEVDGFELVSNWEMVPYLFLGLLAGFLAPPFLDLLERSERLFSRLPPNPMFRLALGGLAVGLLSLLTTGVWGNGYEVVNAILHLSLIWQAVLLVLVLKVIATAATVGSGAVGGVFTPTLFVGAALGLLFGTPFHALWPEHVAYPNAYALVGMGCFLAATTHAPLMAIVMLFEMTLDHAIILPLMVACVTAHYTSQGLRRRSIYAAALLRKRAAIPALPAGVLRVRDLLKADPPRVPENAHFAEIARAFASHRYNFLYVVDARGRFRGAIALHDIKAYLHQPDLAGPVVAADLLRDDFPRLTPDEFLAEALGVFARHEGDRLPVVASREEPVLLGTLSKNDLLLSLAHAPAAGREAAGMPAA; encoded by the coding sequence GTGGACGGTTCCGCTTCCAACAAGCCCTTTCTGCTGAAAGCGTGGCTGGGGCTCCGCCTCTGGCTGGCCGAGAAGGCCCGCCCGACGGAGCTCCAGATCACGCTGCTGTGGGCGGGCGTCGTCGGCTTCGCCGGGGGGATGGCGTCCATCCTCTTCCGGCGCGGGCTGAAGGCGGTCCAGCTCCTCCTTACCCACCAGAAGGGGGATCTCCTTCTCTCCTCCATCCGTTTCCCGTGGTGGGAGCGGCTCCTCCTGCCGCCGCTGGGCGGCCTGCTGGCGGGGGCGCTCCTTTATTACGGCACGCGCCTTTTGCGCGGGCAAAGCTCCGGCGACTACATGGAGGCGGTGGTGCTGGGGGACGGCGTGGTGCCCGCCCGGCCCACGCTGGTGAAGAGCCTTTCCTCCCTTTTCACCATCTCCTCCGGCGGCTCGATCGGCCGGGAGGGGCCGATGGTGCAGCTCTCCGCCATGCTCGCCTCCCTCCTGGGGCGGCGGTGCGGGCTTTCCACCACGCGCCTCCAGCTGCTGGTGGCCTGCGGCGCGGCGGCGGGCATCGCGTCCGCCTACAACGCGCCGATCGGCGGCGCGCTTTTCGTGGCGGAGATCGTGCTGGGCTCCATCGCCATGGAGAGCTTCGGGCCGCTGGCCTTCGCCTCCGTCGTCGCCACGCTGACGGTGCAGCGGGTCTTCGGCGGGCGGCCGGTGTTCGAGGTCGACGGGTTCGAGCTGGTTTCCAACTGGGAGATGGTTCCCTATCTCTTCCTGGGCCTCTTGGCGGGTTTCCTGGCCCCGCCCTTCCTGGACCTGCTGGAGCGGAGCGAGCGGCTCTTCTCCCGCCTGCCGCCCAATCCGATGTTCCGCCTGGCCCTGGGCGGGCTGGCCGTCGGCCTTCTCTCCCTTCTCACCACGGGCGTGTGGGGAAACGGCTATGAGGTGGTCAACGCCATCCTGCACCTGAGCCTCATCTGGCAGGCCGTCCTGCTGGTCCTGGTGCTGAAGGTGATCGCCACGGCGGCGACGGTCGGTTCCGGCGCGGTCGGCGGCGTCTTTACCCCCACCCTCTTCGTCGGCGCGGCGCTGGGCCTTCTCTTCGGCACGCCGTTCCACGCCCTTTGGCCGGAGCATGTCGCCTATCCCAACGCCTACGCCCTGGTCGGCATGGGGTGTTTCCTGGCCGCGACGACCCACGCGCCGCTCATGGCCATCGTCATGCTTTTTGAGATGACGCTGGACCACGCCATCATCCTGCCGCTCATGGTGGCCTGCGTGACGGCGCACTACACCTCCCAGGGGTTGCGCCGCCGCTCCATCTACGCCGCCGCTCTCCTGCGGAAGCGCGCGGCCATTCCCGCGCTGCCCGCCGGGGTCCTGCGCGTGCGGGATCTCCTGAAGGCCGATCCGCCCCGCGTCCCGGAGAACGCCCACTTCGCGGAGATCGCCCGCGCCTTCGCCTCCCACCGCTACAACTTCCTTTACGTCGTCGACGCGCGGGGGCGCTTCCGGGGGGCCATCGCCCTGCACGACATCAAGGCCTACCTCCACCAGCCCGACCTGGCCGGGCCGGTGGTGGCCGCCGACCTCCTGCGGGACGATTTTCCGCGCCTGACCCCGGACGAATTCCTGGCCGAGGCGCTGGGCGTCTTCGCCCGGCACGAGGGGGACCGCCTGCCGGTCGTCGCCTCCCGGGAGGAGCCCGTCCTCCTGGGCACGTTGTCCAAGAACGACTTGCTCCTCTCCCTGGCGCACGCCCCCGCGGCGGGCCGCGAGGCGGCCGGAATGCCCGCCGCTTAG
- the queA gene encoding tRNA preQ1(34) S-adenosylmethionine ribosyltransferase-isomerase QueA, with protein MSLSTNDFAFDLPPEQIAAHPAAERTGSRLLVLDRAKESLVHASFADLPQFLAPEDLLVLNNSRVLPAALDAETDAGPLTLLLVEETSPRHWLTLVKPAKRAMPGMRLRFRSRVGPPQEVEAEVLKTLESGERVLRFFGDIDLDAFGQMPIPPYIAKRRKALAETEAAAEDWDRYQTVYANPAAAGSVAAPTAGLHFTPELLGRFDHAFVTLHVGIGTFRPVKVDRVEDHIMHRERFEIPAGLAEKAAGRRIVAVGTTSARVLESAPSLKPQHGSTDIFIHPPYQFKKVGALLTNFHLPKSTLLMLVCAFAGQERTLAAYKEAVEKGYRFFSYGDAMLIL; from the coding sequence ATGAGCCTCTCGACCAACGACTTCGCCTTCGACCTGCCGCCGGAGCAGATCGCCGCCCACCCGGCGGCGGAGCGCACCGGCTCCCGGCTCCTGGTCCTCGACCGGGCGAAGGAGAGCCTCGTCCACGCCTCCTTTGCCGACCTGCCGCAATTCCTCGCGCCGGAAGACCTTCTCGTCCTCAACAACAGCCGCGTCCTGCCCGCCGCCCTGGATGCGGAGACCGACGCGGGCCCCCTCACCCTCCTCCTGGTGGAGGAAACCAGCCCGCGCCACTGGCTGACCCTGGTCAAACCGGCCAAGCGCGCCATGCCCGGCATGCGCCTGCGCTTCCGCTCCCGCGTCGGCCCGCCGCAGGAAGTGGAGGCGGAGGTCCTCAAGACCCTGGAAAGCGGCGAGCGGGTCCTGCGCTTCTTCGGCGACATCGACCTCGACGCCTTCGGCCAGATGCCCATCCCGCCCTACATCGCCAAGCGCCGCAAGGCCCTGGCGGAAACCGAGGCGGCCGCCGAGGACTGGGACCGCTACCAGACCGTCTACGCCAACCCGGCGGCGGCGGGTTCCGTCGCCGCGCCCACGGCGGGCCTCCACTTCACGCCGGAACTGCTCGGCCGCTTCGACCACGCCTTCGTCACCCTCCACGTCGGCATCGGCACCTTCCGCCCGGTGAAAGTCGACCGGGTCGAGGACCACATCATGCACCGGGAGCGGTTCGAGATCCCGGCCGGCCTGGCGGAAAAGGCGGCGGGGCGGCGGATCGTCGCCGTGGGCACCACCAGCGCGCGCGTCCTGGAAAGCGCCCCCTCCCTCAAGCCCCAGCACGGCTCCACCGACATCTTCATCCACCCCCCCTACCAGTTTAAAAAAGTGGGGGCCCTCCTGACCAACTTCCACCTGCCCAAATCGACCCTCCTCATGCTCGTCTGCGCGTTTGCCGGGCAGGAGCGGACCCTGGCGGCGTACAAGGAGGCGGTGGAAAAGGGATACCGCTTTTTCAGCTATGGCGACGCCATGCTGATTCTTTAG
- a CDS encoding HD domain-containing protein has translation MTTVQKKAVLQAAAAYVRRKCLKESSGHDWSHIERVHRHALRLAREEKADLFVVGLAALLHDIADHKFHGGDTEIGPRTAAAWMKRRRVPPETVAHVAEIIGTMSFKGGKDRPPMRTPEGKVVQDADRLDALGAIGIGRAFAYGGYAGRAMYGTEGATLDHFHEKLLLLKDRMNTRAGKKAAQKRHAFLLLYLKAFEAELAG, from the coding sequence ATGACTACCGTCCAAAAGAAAGCCGTCCTCCAGGCCGCCGCCGCGTACGTCCGCCGGAAGTGCCTCAAGGAATCCTCCGGCCACGACTGGAGCCACATCGAGCGGGTCCACCGGCACGCCCTGCGGCTGGCGCGGGAGGAGAAGGCCGACCTCTTCGTCGTCGGCCTGGCCGCGCTCCTCCACGACATCGCCGACCACAAGTTCCACGGCGGCGACACGGAGATCGGCCCCCGGACGGCGGCGGCCTGGATGAAGCGCCGCCGCGTGCCGCCGGAGACGGTCGCCCATGTCGCGGAGATCATCGGCACGATGTCCTTCAAGGGCGGCAAGGACCGGCCGCCCATGCGGACGCCGGAAGGAAAGGTCGTCCAGGACGCCGACCGGCTCGACGCGCTGGGCGCGATCGGCATCGGCCGGGCGTTTGCCTACGGCGGCTACGCCGGACGGGCGATGTACGGCACGGAGGGCGCGACGCTCGACCACTTCCACGAGAAGCTCCTCCTCCTCAAGGACCGGATGAACACGCGGGCGGGCAAGAAGGCGGCGCAAAAGCGCCATGCCTTCCTGCTTCTCTACCTCAAGGCGTTTGAGGCGGAATTAGCCGGCTAA
- a CDS encoding thioredoxin family protein has product MGFFLAWVFNSAAEPFQDLSFDAALLRAAQENKIVLVDFFTTWCQPCKMLDETTWKDPAVIGLLREKTVALRIDAEKEAPLAQRYNVHAYPTVALIKPDGTMIDGLVGYRDAKTFQADFLASLSGKTSFMRAQEAVEKAQGDAQKTAQARFQLGQELVREGKDQEALAEYLWCYDVGMAQVPAMVGVRDSFLTMSIGQLGKRYAPAKEALQTRRKAAGKKLEENRADMGALLDFVALTDALEGKQAVLAYFDALPPGDPRRPLVGKLVFRQFLEAKRYGDAVEARPYVTFQAEFAAMLNAAQSPSQQALPENARERLHAYVLEDGAIEAEALAGAGKLDDAGELVGKILAMDKSEKTRAMLHEHLTRAGHAELLKAE; this is encoded by the coding sequence TTGGGTTTCTTTCTGGCGTGGGTTTTCAATTCTGCGGCGGAGCCGTTCCAGGACCTTTCGTTTGACGCGGCCCTTCTGCGGGCGGCCCAGGAAAACAAAATTGTCCTCGTCGACTTTTTCACGACCTGGTGCCAGCCCTGCAAGATGCTGGACGAGACGACGTGGAAGGACCCCGCCGTCATTGGCCTTCTTCGGGAAAAGACGGTGGCGCTCCGCATCGACGCGGAAAAGGAGGCTCCCTTGGCGCAGCGGTACAACGTCCACGCCTACCCGACGGTGGCGCTGATCAAGCCGGACGGCACCATGATCGACGGGTTGGTTGGCTATCGGGACGCTAAAACATTCCAGGCCGATTTCCTGGCCTCCCTATCGGGCAAGACGAGCTTCATGCGAGCGCAGGAGGCGGTCGAAAAGGCGCAGGGGGACGCCCAAAAGACGGCGCAGGCGCGCTTCCAGCTGGGGCAGGAGCTGGTCCGGGAAGGCAAAGACCAGGAGGCGCTGGCCGAATACCTCTGGTGCTACGACGTGGGGATGGCTCAGGTTCCCGCGATGGTTGGAGTGAGGGATAGCTTTTTGACGATGAGCATCGGCCAATTGGGAAAGCGCTATGCCCCCGCCAAAGAAGCGCTGCAGACGCGGCGAAAGGCAGCGGGAAAAAAACTGGAAGAAAACCGAGCCGACATGGGGGCCTTGCTCGACTTCGTGGCGTTGACGGATGCCTTGGAGGGCAAGCAGGCCGTCCTGGCCTATTTCGACGCGCTGCCTCCCGGTGATCCGCGCCGTCCGTTGGTGGGGAAGCTGGTTTTCAGGCAGTTCTTGGAGGCGAAGAGGTATGGGGATGCCGTGGAGGCGCGGCCTTATGTCACGTTTCAGGCGGAATTCGCCGCCATGCTGAACGCCGCGCAGAGCCCCAGCCAGCAGGCCCTTCCCGAGAATGCCCGCGAGCGGCTGCACGCCTATGTCCTGGAGGACGGCGCCATCGAGGCGGAGGCCCTAGCGGGCGCCGGAAAGCTGGACGACGCCGGGGAGCTGGTGGGGAAGATTCTTGCCATGGACAAGTCGGAGAAGACGCGGGCGATGCTCCACGAGCATCTGACCCGGGCGGGGCATGCGGAATTGCTGAAGGCGGAGTGA
- a CDS encoding CerR family C-terminal domain-containing protein: MKARDTEAASRILEAAGAVFAERGYEGTTIREITARAKANVAAVNYYFGDKDRLYGRVLAEACVASKIDIDSLPGRPAARLEAFIFKFVHHLLNPGRPAWYGQVMAMEMAKPSPALDRVVKETIEPLCASLRHLLKELAGPGFTPLEIEMMSASVIGQCLYYVQKGALIPRIYPHLHRVADPAAHIARHVASFTQAGLEGLKKEKKPARKPAGAKS; the protein is encoded by the coding sequence ATGAAAGCGCGCGATACCGAGGCGGCCTCCCGCATCCTGGAGGCGGCGGGCGCCGTCTTCGCCGAGCGGGGCTACGAGGGGACCACCATCCGGGAGATCACCGCCCGCGCCAAGGCCAACGTGGCCGCGGTGAACTACTACTTCGGCGACAAGGACCGCCTCTACGGCCGGGTCCTGGCGGAAGCCTGCGTCGCCTCCAAGATCGACATCGATTCCCTGCCCGGCCGTCCCGCCGCGCGGCTGGAGGCGTTCATCTTCAAATTCGTCCACCATCTCCTCAACCCCGGCCGCCCGGCTTGGTACGGGCAGGTCATGGCCATGGAAATGGCCAAGCCGAGCCCCGCCCTGGACCGCGTGGTGAAGGAGACGATCGAGCCCCTCTGCGCCAGCCTCCGCCACCTTCTCAAGGAACTGGCGGGGCCGGGCTTCACGCCGCTGGAGATCGAGATGATGTCGGCCAGCGTCATCGGCCAGTGCCTCTACTATGTGCAGAAAGGGGCCCTTATCCCGCGCATCTATCCCCACCTTCACCGCGTGGCCGATCCGGCCGCCCACATCGCCCGCCACGTCGCCTCCTTTACCCAGGCCGGCCTGGAGGGGCTGAAGAAAGAAAAGAAACCGGCCCGCAAACCCGCCGGAGCCAAATCATGA
- a CDS encoding Rrf2 family transcriptional regulator, with translation MLTKRGKYALRATLYLARHRGKGPILIQEIAAKERIPKKFLEAILRDLRNGGILQSKMGKGGGYQLARLPNKIPLGEVIRAIDGPLAPIPCASKSAFEPCTDCPDVETCLIRAVMRDVRDAMAGILDGTTLETLLDRSAELDAAAKKTLHFEI, from the coding sequence GTGCTCACCAAACGCGGCAAATACGCCCTCCGGGCCACGCTCTACCTGGCGCGCCATCGCGGCAAGGGGCCCATCCTCATCCAGGAGATCGCCGCCAAGGAGCGCATCCCCAAGAAATTCCTGGAGGCCATCCTGCGCGACCTGCGCAACGGCGGCATCCTGCAGAGCAAGATGGGCAAGGGCGGCGGCTACCAGCTGGCCCGCCTCCCGAACAAGATCCCCCTGGGGGAGGTGATCCGCGCCATCGACGGCCCCCTGGCCCCCATCCCCTGCGCCAGCAAGAGCGCCTTCGAGCCCTGCACCGACTGTCCCGACGTGGAGACCTGCCTCATCCGCGCCGTCATGCGGGACGTGCGGGACGCCATGGCCGGGATCCTGGACGGCACCACGCTGGAAACCCTCCTGGACCGCTCCGCCGAGCTGGACGCCGCGGCGAAGAAGACCCTCCACTTCGAGATTTAA
- a CDS encoding efflux transporter outer membrane subunit: MKRIPLLFSLALLAGCSVGPDYHKPAAVTAVPPGWKEAQPADRLPRGPWWELYHDAELTRLEQQAQGQNQDLRAAVARVDQARAVARLEGASFFPQLTLDAQAQRQRLTENNPTFQQFQLPNTKIPSATVNSRSVPIDLSYEIDVWGRVRRSFESSQAQAQASVADLQNILLTLQSDVAVDYLTLREYDRELAILRATVDTRKKSLEINQKRLQAGRATALDVEQAKTELANSEASLAQVEESRAHMQDALAYLCGEPASSFALAENPLPVDALPPAIPAGIPSDVLERRPDVAAAERTLKARNAQIGVATAAYFPTISLTGNYGYLSYSADNLFTHPSSVWAIGPSVSLPLFTGGKTAAQVRQAKSQYEEAVAQYRGVVLGAFRDVEDALASTRTLAKQAEATGRAAKSASHARELSEQRYKAGAVDYFEVTEEQRLELSAQRAEAQVAGQRLYASVRLVKALGGGWDSSVLKGEKPGPNPVDAP, from the coding sequence ATGAAACGCATCCCGCTCCTGTTCTCCCTGGCCCTGCTGGCCGGCTGCTCCGTCGGCCCCGACTATCACAAGCCTGCCGCCGTCACCGCCGTGCCGCCCGGCTGGAAGGAGGCGCAGCCCGCCGACCGCCTGCCCCGCGGCCCGTGGTGGGAGCTCTACCATGACGCCGAGCTGACGCGCCTGGAGCAGCAGGCGCAAGGGCAGAACCAGGACCTGCGCGCCGCCGTCGCCCGCGTCGACCAGGCCCGCGCCGTCGCGCGGCTGGAGGGGGCTTCCTTCTTCCCGCAGCTGACGCTCGACGCCCAGGCCCAGCGCCAGCGCCTGACGGAGAACAACCCCACCTTCCAGCAGTTCCAGCTTCCCAACACCAAAATCCCCTCCGCCACGGTCAATAGCCGCAGCGTCCCCATCGACCTGAGCTACGAGATCGACGTCTGGGGCCGCGTCCGCCGTTCCTTCGAGTCGTCCCAGGCCCAGGCCCAGGCCTCCGTGGCCGACCTGCAGAACATCCTGCTGACCCTGCAGTCCGACGTGGCCGTCGACTATCTGACCCTGCGCGAATACGACCGCGAGCTGGCCATCCTGCGCGCCACGGTCGACACGCGGAAAAAGTCGCTGGAGATCAACCAGAAGCGCCTGCAGGCCGGGCGGGCGACCGCCCTGGACGTGGAGCAGGCCAAGACGGAATTGGCCAACTCCGAGGCTTCCCTCGCGCAGGTCGAGGAATCGCGCGCCCACATGCAGGACGCGCTGGCCTACCTCTGCGGCGAGCCGGCCAGCAGCTTCGCCCTGGCGGAGAACCCGCTGCCGGTCGACGCGCTGCCGCCCGCCATCCCCGCGGGCATCCCGTCCGACGTGCTGGAGCGGCGCCCGGACGTCGCCGCCGCGGAGCGGACGCTCAAGGCGCGCAACGCGCAAATCGGCGTGGCCACCGCCGCCTACTTCCCCACCATCAGCTTGACGGGGAACTACGGCTACCTCAGCTACAGCGCGGACAACCTCTTTACCCATCCCAGCAGCGTCTGGGCCATCGGGCCCTCCGTCTCCCTGCCCCTCTTTACCGGCGGCAAGACGGCGGCGCAGGTCCGGCAGGCCAAGAGCCAGTATGAGGAGGCCGTGGCGCAGTACCGCGGCGTGGTCCTGGGGGCCTTCCGCGATGTGGAGGACGCCCTGGCTTCCACCCGCACCCTGGCCAAGCAGGCGGAGGCGACGGGCCGCGCGGCCAAGAGCGCCAGCCACGCGCGCGAGCTTTCCGAGCAGCGTTACAAGGCGGGCGCGGTCGACTACTTCGAGGTGACCGAGGAGCAGCGCCTGGAGCTTTCCGCGCAGCGCGCGGAGGCGCAGGTGGCGGGCCAGCGGCTCTACGCCAGCGTGCGCCTCGTCAAGGCGCTGGGCGGCGGCTGGGATTCCAGCGTGCTGAAGGGGGAGAAGCCCGGCCCGAACCCGGTCGACGCGCCGTAA
- a CDS encoding DHA2 family efflux MFS transporter permease subunit, protein MNAPAANEPLSRERLLALFGVMLGAFMAVLDIQITNASLNDIAGAIGSALDEASWISTAYLVAEIIIIGVSAWLGRVFSIKKYLLFSCISFTFFSICCAFAHSLNMMIFFRALQGLTGGALIPLAFSLIMILLPPAKRTIGTAAFTVTVIFAPAIGPTIGGWLTDNYGWQWIFFINLVPGLIMTALIAAFLPQDQARHELLKEGDYLGIFCMALGLGSLEYVLEEGERKDWFGNPVIQRFAVIGVVFTLLFLIIEMRSKKPFLHLNVFRYRSFTLSSLIQSVLGLALYGSVYIIPLYLAQVQRYSPYQIGLTLMWAGIPQLFLIPFVPWLMGRIDIRLIIGTGLWLFGASCFLNAYLSPDYAMDQFQFANVIRAIGQPLILVPLLSIATAGVPREEAGSASALFNMMRNLGGSVGIAILSTEVTWREHLHSVRVGEMVTAYTPALRARLDALTQTFVGKGIDPATAASYALKAVDNAVRKQSQIMAFSDCFYIMGWCLFLASSLLLFVPKPKGHAAGGH, encoded by the coding sequence ATGAACGCGCCGGCCGCCAACGAGCCCCTCTCCCGGGAGCGCCTTCTGGCGCTCTTCGGGGTGATGCTCGGCGCGTTCATGGCGGTGCTCGACATCCAGATCACCAACGCCTCCCTCAACGACATCGCGGGGGCGATCGGCTCCGCCCTGGACGAGGCCTCCTGGATCTCCACCGCCTACCTGGTGGCGGAGATCATCATCATCGGCGTCTCCGCGTGGCTGGGGCGGGTTTTCTCCATCAAGAAGTATCTCCTCTTCTCCTGCATCTCCTTCACGTTCTTTTCCATCTGCTGCGCCTTCGCCCACTCGCTGAACATGATGATCTTCTTCCGGGCGCTCCAGGGGCTGACCGGCGGGGCGCTCATCCCGCTGGCCTTCTCCCTCATCATGATCCTGCTGCCCCCGGCCAAGCGGACGATCGGCACGGCGGCCTTCACCGTCACCGTCATCTTCGCCCCCGCCATCGGGCCGACCATCGGCGGCTGGCTGACGGACAACTACGGCTGGCAGTGGATTTTCTTCATCAACCTGGTCCCCGGCCTCATCATGACGGCGCTCATCGCCGCCTTCCTCCCGCAGGACCAGGCCCGCCACGAGCTGCTGAAGGAGGGCGACTACCTGGGCATCTTCTGCATGGCCCTGGGTCTCGGTTCCCTGGAATACGTGCTGGAGGAAGGGGAGCGGAAGGACTGGTTCGGCAACCCGGTCATCCAGCGCTTCGCCGTCATCGGCGTCGTCTTTACCCTGCTCTTCCTCATCATCGAGATGCGGTCGAAGAAGCCCTTCCTCCACCTGAACGTCTTCCGCTACCGCAGCTTCACCCTTTCCAGCCTCATCCAGTCGGTCCTGGGGCTGGCGCTCTACGGCAGCGTCTACATCATCCCGCTCTACCTGGCGCAGGTGCAGCGCTACAGCCCCTACCAGATCGGCCTGACCCTCATGTGGGCGGGCATCCCGCAGCTTTTCCTCATCCCCTTCGTCCCCTGGCTGATGGGCCGTATCGACATCCGGCTCATTATCGGCACCGGCCTCTGGCTCTTCGGCGCCAGCTGCTTCCTCAACGCCTACCTCTCCCCGGACTACGCCATGGACCAGTTCCAGTTCGCCAACGTGATCCGCGCCATCGGCCAGCCGCTCATCCTGGTGCCGCTCCTCTCCATCGCCACGGCGGGCGTGCCGCGGGAGGAGGCGGGCTCGGCCTCCGCGCTTTTCAACATGATGCGCAACCTGGGCGGCTCCGTCGGCATCGCCATCCTCTCCACGGAGGTGACGTGGCGGGAGCACCTCCACTCCGTCCGCGTGGGGGAGATGGTCACCGCGTACACGCCCGCCCTGCGGGCCCGGCTCGACGCCCTGACGCAGACCTTCGTGGGGAAGGGGATCGACCCCGCCACCGCCGCCTCCTACGCCCTCAAGGCGGTCGACAACGCCGTGCGGAAGCAGTCCCAGATCATGGCCTTCAGCGATTGCTTCTACATCATGGGCTGGTGCCTTTTCCTGGCCAGCAGCCTTCTCCTTTTCGTTCCGAAACCCAAAGGGCACGCCGCCGGCGGCCATTGA
- a CDS encoding helix-turn-helix transcriptional regulator encodes MADKTREAPRIRVKRAPAEITPEALLFSKSHELCLNLLQQVEMGRFVLKFPSLRRFAPGSGRPLFAAALAGRGRFSLPDESLILGAGEMAILPGHAACAAQGPDEPPREILTVSLYPRAIGLSLHGAGDPSHLQLASPGAELLGLYLGQILEMGRRSDWQAKLGAKGLLLAYLSALDAALPRRGAPKSGRPAAEKARVAAIRRLIQEELANPALGAAFLAGKLRCSADYLSHLFRQETGRRLAAYITAERVEAARELLRRTALTVAEIAFAVGFENPGYFARVFKASAGAAPGEYRRGLDPAEETATVP; translated from the coding sequence ATGGCGGATAAAACGCGGGAGGCGCCCCGCATTCGGGTTAAGCGAGCCCCGGCGGAAATCACCCCGGAAGCCCTCCTTTTTTCCAAGAGCCACGAGCTGTGCCTCAACCTCCTGCAACAAGTTGAGATGGGCCGCTTCGTCCTCAAATTCCCCTCCCTGCGCCGCTTCGCGCCGGGGAGCGGACGGCCCCTTTTTGCGGCGGCCCTGGCGGGCCGGGGCCGCTTTTCCCTGCCGGACGAGAGCCTCATCCTGGGCGCGGGGGAGATGGCCATCCTCCCCGGCCACGCCGCCTGCGCCGCCCAAGGCCCGGACGAGCCCCCGCGGGAAATCCTCACCGTCTCCCTCTACCCGCGCGCCATCGGCCTCTCCCTCCACGGCGCGGGGGACCCTTCCCACCTCCAGCTGGCTAGCCCCGGAGCGGAGCTGCTGGGCCTCTACCTGGGACAGATCCTGGAAATGGGCCGCCGCTCCGACTGGCAGGCCAAGCTGGGCGCCAAAGGCCTCCTTTTGGCCTACCTCAGCGCCCTGGACGCGGCCCTGCCGCGCCGGGGCGCGCCCAAGAGCGGCCGCCCCGCCGCGGAAAAAGCCCGCGTCGCCGCCATTCGGCGGCTCATCCAGGAGGAACTGGCCAATCCGGCCCTGGGCGCCGCCTTCCTGGCGGGGAAACTCCGCTGCTCGGCCGACTATCTCTCCCACCTCTTCCGCCAGGAGACCGGCCGTCGCCTGGCCGCCTACATCACGGCGGAGCGGGTGGAGGCGGCGCGGGAGCTCCTGCGCCGCACCGCGCTGACCGTCGCGGAAATCGCCTTCGCCGTCGGCTTCGAGAACCCCGGCTACTTCGCCCGCGTCTTCAAGGCCTCCGCCGGGGCCGCCCCGGGGGAATACCGGCGCGGCCTTGATCCGGCGGAGGAAACCGCTACCGTGCCCTAA